From a single Apium graveolens cultivar Ventura chromosome 2, ASM990537v1, whole genome shotgun sequence genomic region:
- the LOC141707170 gene encoding pentatricopeptide repeat-containing protein At3g26540 produces the protein MYMVAMHYNLHQLKCLRPLFTRHLHQYASPNDAKIYSILASSGLSKAVSSLFSSPSPFSFNLYEHLFSLCASNRSIIDARKVESHLNTFATTPPAFLINRAIECYGKCRCLSDARELFDEMSHRNGGSWNAMITAYGKNGCAEEGLSVFLEMNGVGVLPNEITFASVLGCCGVVLELGLARQVHGLVFKLGFDGNVILGCSLVDVYGKSSVMGDARKLFDETENANVVSWNVIVRRYLDNGEGREAVFMFSEMIRKNLVPMNYTVSNALGACSSIFALNEGSQIHGYSLKTNFKEDSVVLTSLMNMYLKCGALGDARVIFDRLGTMDLGHWTSMVSGYAKHGDILDARELFNSMPVRSLISWNAMLDGYTHLSQFEEALDFVFLLLKEIRDIDYVTVGLILHVCAGLLDVELGKQVHGYSFRHGLCSNGFVVNALLHMYGNCGNLRRCRILFYHMGSLRNYYSWNAVLTTLARHKMSEEALIVFSKMITDSETKPSSYNCGTVLSVCANISALNTGKEVHGFMVRNGNIFDVVATGALVDMYSKCWRVEYAFKVFQRAACRDLILWNCMLLGCCHNNKVDLVFELFELMNDEGVKPDNTTFQALFIACINGSRVELGRRYFDAMSNKFFITPRLEDYESMIDLYGRNGSTDDLENFIKDMPFDPTGPMLNKVIDFCRKHGHLSFGNWAANRLNDMNPSDTYIFEPVELVG, from the coding sequence ATGTACATGGTAGCCATGCACTATAATCTTCATCAACTAAAATGCCTACGTCCTCTCTTCACTCGTCATCTCCATCAATACGCATCCCCTAACGACGCTAAAATCTACTCCATCTTAGCCTCAAGCGGTCTCTCAAAAGCCGTTTCATCTCTATTCTCATCTCCTTCCCCATTCTCTTTCAATCTCTACGAACATCTCTTCTCTTTGTGCGCTTCAAACAGGTCTATTATTGATGCTCGCAAAGTAGAATCACATCTTAATACGTTTGCAACTACCCCACCTGCTTTTTTGATCAATAGGGCCATTGAATGTTATGGGAAATGTAGGTGTTTGAGTGATGCACGTGAACTGTTTGATGAAATGTCGCACAGAAATGGAGGGTCTTGGAATGCGATGATTACGGCGTATGGGAAGAATGGGTGTGCTGAGGAAGGGTTGAGTGTGTTTTTAGAGATGAATGGTGTTGGGGTTTTGCCGAATGAGATTACGTTTGCGAGTGTGTTGGGGTGTTGTGGGGTGGTTTTGGAGTTGGGGTTGGCGAGGCAGGTACATGGGCTGGTTTTTAAACTTGGTTTTGATGGGAATGTGATTTTGGGCTGTTCGTTGGTTGATGTTTATGGGAAGAGTAGTGTTATGGGGGATGCGAGGAAGTTGTTTGATGAGACGGAGAATGCTAATGTGGTGTCGTGGAATGTGATTGTTAGACGGTATCTTGATAATGGTGAGGGTAGAGAGGCTGTTTTTATGTTTTCGGAGATGATCAGGAAGAATTTAGTGCCTATGAATTATACGGTGTCGAATGCACTTGGTGCTTGCTCGAGTATATTTGCGTTAAATGAGGGAAGTCAGATACATGGGTATTCTTTGAAGACTAATTTTAAAGAGGATTCTGTAGTATTAACTTCTCTTATGAATATGTATTTGAAATGTGGAGCTTTGGGGGATGCTCGGGTTATTTTTGATAGGCTTGGGACTATGGATTTGGGTCATTGGACTTCAATGGTGTCAGGATATGCAAAGCATGGGGATATTCTAGATGCAAGGGAGCTCTTTAATTCGATGCCGGTAAGAAGTTTGATCTCGTGGAATGCAATGTTAGATGGGTACACACATTTATCGCAATTTGAAGAAGCCTTGGACTTCGTGTTTCTTCTGCTCAAGGAAATTAGAGATATAGATTATGTGACTGTTGGGCTTATTCTACATGTATGTGCTGGCCTTTTGGATGTCGAATTGGGGAAGCAGGTTCATGGTTATAGTTTTAGGCACGGTTTGTGTTCTAATGGTTTTGTTGTCAATGCGCTGCTTCACATGTATGGGAATTGTGGTAACTTGAGACGTTGTAGAATTCTGTTTTATCACATGGGTAGCCTACGAAATTATTATTCTTGGAATGCTGTACTGACTACTTTAGCTCGTCATAAGATGAGTGAGGAAGCACTCATAGTCTTTTCGAAGATGATAACTGATAGTGAGACCAAGCCTAGCAGTTACAATTGTGGAACTGTTTTGTCTGTCTGTGCAAATATATCTGCACTTAACACGGGTAAGGAGGTCCATGGATTTATGGTGAGGAATGGTAACATTTTTGATGTTGTAGCTACAGGAGCTCTAGTTGACATGTACTCAAAATGTTGGCGTGTTGAGTATGCTTTCAAGGTCTTCCAAAGAGCAGCTTGTCGTGATCTCATTCTCTGGAACTGCATGTTGTTAGGATGTTGTCATAACAATAAGGTTGACTTGGTCTTTGAGCTGTTTGAATTAATGAATGATGAAGGCGTTAAGCCAGACAATACCACCTTTCAAGCCTTGTTTATTGCGTGTATTAATGGTTCTCGTGTGGAGTTGGGTAGGCGATATTTTGATGCTATGAGCAATAAATTCTTTATAACACCTCGTCTGGAGGAttatgaaagcatgattgatcTATATGGTCGAAATGGGTCCACGGATGATCTGGAGAATTTCATTAAGGATATGCCCTTTGATCCCACTGGTCCAATGTTGAATAAAGTTATTGATTTTTGTCGGAAACATGGGCACTTAAGCTTTGGTAACTGGGCAGCTAATCGACTCAATGATATGAACCCCTCAGATACATATATATTTGAACCTGTGGAGCTAGTAGGCTAA
- the LOC141687091 gene encoding protein FAR1-RELATED SEQUENCE 5-like — MDKMFARFEGRKALRKNVNVVNSEVVDISGSCLRNDNVNYVNLIDDCDENVYVSEHRFENEDLHENSEFVHEGRDKSVFGEEDIIIPFLSQNFPNLVAAENIIGAYALKNGFAIKIQNTQRRVDKTIYARTYVCNLAGENCDKEPVEDGEVLIGSVGSEKKKRRRDKLPRSGCKFRIYVINRQNTRHWEITSLELNHNLDVVSPSKMNLIKRERHVTASQKNLIKSLHVSGIAPRQQMNIFGKMHGGEEQVGFHAQHLRNVVRDFRKGNLGVNDVQAGLDLLHRYAMPFVPFTGVNHHYQSVLFGFALMRDELKTTFKWVLGTWLEAVEGKAPLAIITDQDQAMAGAIQSQLPNTTHLLCSWHISNKFSEKLSTYYAKEEFKGDFKNCIYHSLTE, encoded by the exons ATGGATAAGATGTTTGCTCGGTTTGAAGGTAGAAAAGCTTTGAGAAAAAATGTTAATGTTGTAAATAGTGAGGTTGTTGATATTAGTGGTAGTTGCTTACGTAATGATAATGTAAATTATGTTAACCTTATTGATGATTGTGATGAAAATGTTTATGTTAGTGAACatagatttgaaaatgaagatttgcATGAAAATAGTGAGTTTGTGCATGAGGGTAGGGATAAGAGTGTTTTTGGGGAAGAAGATATTATAATCCCTTTCTTGAGTCAAAATTTCCCTAATTTGGTAGCCGCCGAAAATATAATTGGGGCCTATGCTTTGAAAAATGGGTTTGCAATTAAAATCCAAAATACACAAAGGCGTGTGGACAAAACAATATATGCCCGTACTTATGTTTGTAATTTAGCGGGAGAAAACTGTGATAAAGAACCCGTAGAGGATGGAGAAGTTTTGATAGGAAGTGTCGGTAGTGAGAAGAAGAAAAGGCGTAGAGATAAACTTCCTAGAAGTGGATGTAAGTTTAGGATCTATGTGATTAATAGGCAAAATACAAGGCATTGGGAGATAACATCATTGGAGTTAAATCACAATCTCGATGTCGTGTCGCCTTCTAAGATGAATTTGATTAAAAGGGAGCGACATGTAACCGCCTCCCAAAAGAATTTAATTAAGAGTTTACATGTTTCGGGTATTGCGCCTAGACAACAAATGAATATATTTGGAAAAATGCATGGAGGAGAGGAGCAAGTAGGGTTTCATGCCCAACACTTGAGAAATGTCGTGCGAGATTTTAGAAAAGGTAATTTGGGTGTGAATGATGTGCAAGCGGGATTGGATTTGTTACATAG GTATGCTATGCCGTTTGTGCCGTTCACCGGGGTGAATCATCACTATCAATCGGTTCTCTTTGGTTTTGCACTAATGCGTGATGAATTGAAGACTACATTTAAGTGGGTTTTGGGTACTTGGTTAGAGGCCGTTGAAGGAAAAGCACCTTTGGCTATTATCACTGATCAAGATCAAGCGATGGCGGGGGCAATTCAATCTCAACTACCGAACACGACACATTTGTTGTGTTCGTGGCACATTAGTAACAAATTTTCGGAGAAGCTCTCAACCTACTATGCAAAGGAGGAATTTAAAGGTGACTTCAAAAATTGCATATATCACTCGTTGACCGAATAA